Proteins encoded together in one Plasmodium vivax chromosome 6, whole genome shotgun sequence window:
- a CDS encoding hypothetical protein, conserved (encoded by transcript PVX_001810A) translates to MNELLIRSKSGIKLYTFERNEGNEYAGKVTFEYEGCIHDAIWSCDGSSFLILHSVEGLLLISNYADRANIRVSKITCTFRYKELFTDDHVKLIKHVQWSPSNKFVVFFFPFEEKHFISIGNLLLFSVQHTRVLCSFKIRKKICSNWPIIHFTPEDRYFFLEKKSSLYVYDTLQLVQTNSEVLHNLASVDIPRNYLFTWHHPNVIAMYVSPYVGDDHARYFIVHTKSNFLGDVYVYKIEGESESGPPERNVCLDLLIRKSFVNLDNLHCMWSLSGKHVILMVYTNDTTNKSYGYVSNCYYFSLSGRHLGMKKVNESVAQDVKWSQTSDDFLLIEGKSDNSIFLYDHNLNVKLKITSQYKNTIKWCPFGNMIALGGFGNLAGDISFYFKEKDDSVILIKQYREPCTVLCDWSADGTLFMTASTYPRMKVENTFKIYTYEGNLVNSYNFNELYDVQWKRVPPGLLSEPPKPQANLKDSKRSVYKIRCVNVEGTSGISGVSGVSGGVGSGNNVSSGNASEPLDEASFKKTRVGAEAGEKDRAKMGKAAVAPPVPAPSSAQAAAAALGRKKKAEKAGNAYDWDVDWRNKAASGATGAVGVAPSVAVSAAGGVPSAGGVPSVGGVPSVGGVPSVGKVNLGAPPTGVTGATGLPVVSNVCGNVGSMGSTGSLGNVSLSNVSLGKPPEEKHDQAAALHVEKKYMDACAVGGMVSGVVSGVVDAAVDGAGGVMEGRKEDHSAEGGPCADGASGADARAADDKKKQKKKKKEEKEKEKEKEKDPSVKLQSDAHKGSGTPKQVAANSWASPRPGQSIQDGTSLLYYMSRSNMGVGMPPGGFPSGGFPANGFPPNGLALNGFPPNSFAPNGFPPNSFAPNGGPPGDWNEPERQPPKGEPLEVGQFQMGKGDGQEKHSAEVLPNDEKDADQDKKRKKEKKNKKKKGEASSGGNENGVVGAGALAGEDKGAPQAVGTAATAAASAATTQAVVPPHETAKSDAAKGEAPSANTFTSFLSKIMQHKADAPPSERYPNGGYPNGCYQSGSHPNGRTDSAPHAEPVANKNGPALNSNGHPVVGHNKEGSNTHPQRSSDALHGDLYGLPKSGANKNSATSSPPYQPHFNPLANGALLPMQSGNSPLLNHLSGVKHRLQGSSHHPQGTDGPSPNENVPNGGMYLSAFQHQSYGDVSKGGANQSSHLYMSNQQGKAFYASAFVERGSNEGPINDSSSNEAHPSNGSNELSRGGSTPRAPPGSKKSNEDLLSLFKRVLPHATVNIVPKNQHLSSSSGGSDSMLNAPGGHPLIGSVHHVESAQTNPRRNLMEAMRNDYEQQMGFKREHQEVGAMAPSNEHLGRDEGGKPTHGGGGGVGGGIGGGIGGGNNSGGSGSGSAYAQRGKEIHNKDLATAMIMRMKLKEEQPSEGGNPPSSNRMMVVPTSREHSIPASIKSHLCSLDLCELLKCYHSLNVQIIQLKLYWIYHKIQAYDSGGNGGGNNATELMSKEKKIVAKVKEMKTLLDYANDLVKSTFQKNKKKYEILIHQFTVILKQHDHLYQQKKEKIMRDHSDKEPIVHFICNIDRIVHRCVAANGEEPLCSSPSFRGTHQPLASVDARGEVIPLGGMQSGNISGNQSGYAGGYAGGYSNSVRKTPPPMDLQHKLLMQKLSEQGRHPEGLYDERNLNQNKITLADYQRNYLLNAIGGGKDEQAMNFLKRSGGNGEQGAAASLEIAYADEQEDKKNSPLGRAGGYEAASRGSMYLRDAQSMEAFPLDGHSGSGNHSGNHSGGGNISSACASPLLNRINKALLNKPGKEDGAQDREGAKDLPDNYGLLELLRKKKLMELQGGLQSGLNSGMQSGMQSGLQNGLQSALHGGLLGSLRAASQGRDDHMDAGPMLRKAHQGALEGKSVLHAASKEEHQQHPQHGRHQQQQQMGPPPADHLNYYFQNAQADQTAFTSQAKHESNSQSHSDRVKTQVDMMIPPMGETMKQDAHGNKQQQQYAPPKDYIHFSDYNSFVKSASMNPSGVLVNSQEEISAQKEGEQSNGGGAPGAVGGSVGGAVNDQRTSGTQPAQMVCKIPSIYKTSSTNKSMNSSGEKKNATYSLFEMEEAKRPDALRDKCWQYVDPKGVVQGPFFLDEMRIWSEMGYFEPMLPVRCCDSDRFVALNKLFPPPHKPFTIIPKPQPILQWDEEL, encoded by the exons ATGAACGAGCTGCTGATCCGGTCCAAGAGCGGCATCAAGCTCTACACATTCGAGCGCAACGAGGGCAACGAGTACGCCGGGAAGGTGACCTTCGAGTACGAGGGGTGCATCCACGACGCCATCTGGTCGTGCGATGGGAGCTCCTTCCTCATCCTGCATTCCGTGGAGGGGCTGCTCCTCATATCTAACTACGCAGACAGAGCCAACATACGGGTTAGTAAAATCACCTGCACGTTCAGGTACAAGGAGCTCTTCACCGACGATCACGTGAAGCTAATTAAACATGTACAGTGGTCCCCAAGCAATAAatttgtcgttttttttttcccttttgaggaGAAGCATTTCATTTCCATTGGGAATTTGCTCCTTTTCAGTGTGCAGCATACGAGGGTGCTCTGCTCCTTTaagataagaaaaaagatttgtAGCAACTGGCCCATCATCCACTTCACCCCAGAGGATAGGTACTTTTTCCTGGAGAAAAAATCTAGCCTTTATGTGTATGATACTCTCCAGTTGGTCCAAACAAACTCGGAGGTTCTGCACAATTTGGCCAGCGTAGACATCCCTAGGAATTACCTTTTCACATGGCACCACCCGAATGTCATAGCTATGTATGTGTCCCCCTACGTGGGAGATGACCACGCAAGGTACTTTATTGTGCACACGAAGAGTAACTTTTTGGGGGATGTATACGTGTATAAGATAGAGGG CGAAAGTGAAAGCGGCCCACCGGAAAGGAACGTCTGTCTGGATTTGCTCATCCGAAAAAGCTTCGTTAATTTGGATAATCTCCACTGCATGTGGTCTCTCAGTGGGAAGCACGTCATCCTGATGGTGTATACGAATGATACCACAAACAAGTCATATGGCTACGTAAGCAACTGCTATTACTTCTCCCTCAGTGGTAGACACTTGGGGATGAAGAAGGTAAACGAAAGCGTCGCGCAAGATGTCAAGTGGAGCCAAACAAGTGACGACTTCCTCCTGATCGAAGGAAAATCGGATAACTCCATTTTTCTATACGATCATAATTTGAATGTAAAATTGAAGATCACCTCGCAGTACAAAAACACCATCAAGTGGTGCCCCTTTGGGAATATGATTGCCCTTGGGGGGTTTGGGAATTTGGCAGGGGACATTAGTTTTTACTTCAAAGAGAAGGACGACTCGGTCATCCTAATTAAGCAGTACAGGGAGCCTTGCACTGTCCTCTGTGATTGGTCTGCAGATGGGACTCTCTTCATGACTGCTTCAACTTACCCCCGGATGAAGGTAGAAaatacttttaaaatttacaccTACGAGGGGAACCTGGTGAACAGTTATAATTTCAATGAGCTTTACGACGTGCAGTGGAAGAGGGTCCCCCCGGGGCTCCTCTCCGAGCCGCCTAAGCCGCAGGCCAACCTCAAGGACAGCAAGCGCAGCGTCTACAAGATTAGGTGCGTCAACGTGGAGGGTACCAGCGGGATAAGCGGCGTGAGCGGAGTAAGCGGCGGAGTGGGCAGCGGAAACAACGTTAGCAGCGGAAACGCCTCGGAGCCCCTGGACGAAGCCTCCTTTAAGAAAACCAGGGTGGGCGCCGAAGCAGGCGAGAAGGACCGGGCTAAGATGGGCAAGGCCGCGGTGGCCCCCCCCGTGCCCGCCCCCAGCAGCGCGCAGGCGGCGGCCGCGGCGCTCggcaggaagaagaaggcggAGAAGGCGGGCAACGCCTACGACTGGGATGTGGACTGGAGAAACAAAGCAGCCTCAGGGGCGACGGGAGCGGTAGGAGTGGCACCATCGGTAGCAGTGTCAGCAGCGGGAGGAGTGCCATCAGCGGGAGGAGTGCCATCAGTGGGAGGAGTGCCATCAGTGGGAGGAGTGCCATCAGTGGGAAAAGTAAATTTGGGGGCCCCCCCCACCGGAGTTACAGGGGCCACCGGCCTGCCCGTCGTCAGCAATGTTTGCGGCAACGTGGGCAGCATGGGGAGCACCGGTAGCCTCGGCAACGTCAGCCTCAGCAACGTCAGCCTGGGGAAGCCCCCAGAGGAGAAGCACGACCAGGCAGCCGCCCTCCACGTGGAAAAGAAGTACATGGATGCCTGCGCTGTGGGCGGCATGGTGAGCGGTGTGGTGAGCGGCGTGGTGGACGCCGCGGTGGACGGCGCGGGTGGCGTGATGGAAGGACGCAAGGAGGACCACTCCGCGGAGGGGGGGCCCTGCGCAGATGGCGCGAGCGGCGCCGACGCGCGAGCGGCAGATGataagaagaagcagaagaagaagaaaaaggaggagaaggaaaaagaaaaggagaaggagaaggacccCAGCGTGAAGCTCCAGAGCGATGCGCACAAAGGCAGCGGCACCCCGAAACAGGTCGCGGCCAACAGCTGGGCCAGCCCCCGCCCAGGTCAGAGCATCCAGGATGGGACCAGCCTACTCTACTACATGAGCAGGAGCAACATGGGGGTGGGAATGCCCCCAGGCGGCTTTCCCTCAGGTGGCTTCCCCGCAAATGGATTTCCCCCAAACGGTTTAGCGCTTAATGGCTTCCCCCCAAACAGCTTTGCGCCTAATGGATTCCCCCCTAACAGCTTTGCGCCTAATGGGGGGCCGCCCGGAGACTGGAACGAGCCAGAAAGGCaaccccccaaaggagaaCCATTAGAAGTGGGGCaattccaaatggggaaaggcGACGGGCAGGAGAAACACTCGGCGGAGGTGCTCCCAAACGATGAGAAGGACGCAGACCAGGataagaagaggaaaaaggaaaagaaaaataaaaagaagaagggcgAGGCTTCTAGCGGAGGCAACGAGAATGGCGTCGTTGGCGCCGGCGCGTTGGCTGGGGAGGACAAGGGGGCCCCGCAGGCGGTGGGAACTGCGGCCACGGCGGCGGCCTCTGCGGCGACGACGCAGGCGGTGGTGCCCCCCCACGAAACCGCCAAAAGTGACGCCGCCAAAGGCGAAGCCCCGAGCGCCAACACCTTCACGAGCTTCCTGTCCAAAATCATGCAGCACAAGGCGGACGCGCCCCCCAGTGAGCGGTACCCAAATGGGGGCTACCCGAATGGATGCTACCAGAGTGGAAGCCACCCCAATGGACGTACCGACAGCGCTCCACATGCTGAACCCGTGGCTAACAAAAATGGCCCCGCACTTAACAGTAACGGTCACCCCGTGGTCGGCCACAACAAGGAGGGAAGCAACACCCACCCCCAGAGGAGTAGCGACGCCCTTCATGGTGACCTGTATGGCCTCCCCAAAAGTGGTGCCAATAAGAACAGCGCAACGTCCTCTCCACCGTATCAGCCCCATTTTAACCCCCTCGCGAATGGGGCACTACTACCCATGCAGAGTGGAAACTCCCCCCTGCTTAATCACCTGTCGGGGGTAAAGCACAGACTTCAAGGTAGCAGTCACCATCCGCAAGGAACAGACGGACCTTCACCAAATGAAAACGTCCCAAATGGAGGGATGTACCTCAGCGCATTCCAACACCAAAGCTACGGTGATGTTAGTAAAGGCGGTGCGAACCAGAGCAGCCATCTGTACATGTCAAATCAGCAAGGGAAAGCGTTCTACGCATCTGCATTTGTAGAGAGGGGAAGCAACGAAGGACCCATTAACGATTCGTCTTCTAACGAGGCACACCCGAGTAATGGCTCGAATGAACTGTCTAGAGGGGGTAGTACCCCTCGTGCTCCCCCAGGAAGTAAGAAGTCAAATGAAGATTTGCTAAGTTTATTTAAAAGGGTGCTACCCCACGCAACCGTTAACATTGTTCCGAAGAATCAGCACCTTAGCAGCAGTAGTGGTGGTAGCGACTCCATGTTGAATGCCCCAGGGGGACATCCCCTTATTGGCAGTGTGCACCATGTGGAGTCGGCACAGACGAATCCGCGAAGGAACCTCATGGAGGCAATGCGAAATGATTATGAGCAGCAAATGGGCTTCAAACGGGAGCACCAAGAAGTGGGGGCGATGGCCCCGTCGAACGAGCACCTCGGAAGGGACGAGGGGGGCAAGCCCACACACGGGGGTGgcggcggtgttggcggcggTATCGGCGGCGGCATCGGCGGCGGCAACAACAGTGGTGGTAGCGGCAGTGGCAGTGCCTACGCCCAGCGCGGAAAAGAAATTCACAACAAAGACCTGGCGACCGCGATGATCATGAGGAtgaagctgaaggaggaaCAACCAAGCGAAGGCGGCAACCCCCCCAGTAGCAACAGAATGATGGTGGTGCCCACCTCGAGGGAACACTCCATTCCAGCCAGCATCAAGTCCCATCTGTGTAGCTTGGACCTCTGCGAACTGCTAAAGTGCTACCACTCTCTAAACGTGCAAATCATTCAACTGAAACTGTATTGGATTTACCACAAAATTCAAGCGTATGACTCTGGAGGGAATGGAGGAGGCAACAACGCCACGGAGCTGATGagtaaagaaaagaaaatcgtCGCCAAGGTGAAGGAGATGAAGACCCTCCTAGACTATGCCAACGATCTGGTGAAAAGcacatttcaaaaaaataaaaaaaaatatgaaattctGATTCATCAGTTTACGGTTATTCTGAAGCAGCATGATCATCTGTACCAACAGAAGAAAGAGAAGATCATGAGGGACCACTCGGACAAGGAGCCCATTGTGCACTTCATTTGTAATATTGATAGAATTGTGCATAGGTGTGTAGCAGCCAATGGGGAGGAGCCTCTCTGTTCGTCTCCCTCTTTTAGGGGAACCCATCAGCCCCTCGCCAGCGTCGACGCTCGGGGGGAGGTCATCCCGTTAGGCGGTATGCAAAGCGGCAATATAAGCGGCAACCAAAGTGGCTACGCTGGGGGCTACGCTGGAGGCTACTCGAACAGCGTGAGGAAGACTCCACCCCCCATGGATCTGCAACACAAGCTGCTCATGCAAAAGCTGAGCGAGCAGGGCAGGCACCCCGAGGGGCTCTACGACGAACGAAATTTGAACCAAAACAAAATAACTCTCGCCGATTACCAAAGAAATTATCTTTTGAATGCAattggaggggggaaagacgAGCAGGCGATGAATTTCCTAAAACGCAGTGGCGGGAACGGTGAGCAGGGGGCAGCTGCTTCCCTTGAGATTGCCTATGCGGATGAGCAGGAGGACAAGAAGAACAGCCCGTTGGGGAGAGCGGGAGGGTACGAGGCCGCCAGCAGGGGGAGCATGTACCTTCGGGACGCCCAGAGTATGGAGGCCTTTCCCCTCGACGGCCACAGCGGAAGCGGCAACCACAGCGGCAACCACAGCGGCGGTGGCAATATCAGCAGCGCGTGCGCCTCGCCCCTGCTCAACCGGATCAACAAGGCGCTGCTCAACAAGCCGGGCAAGGAGGACGGCGCGCAGGACCGCGAGGGCGCCAAGGACCTGCCGGACAACTACGGCCTGCTGGAGCttttgaggaagaaaaagctgATGGAGCTGCAGGGCGGCCTGCAGAGCGGCCTGAACAGCGGAATGCAAAGCGGCATGCAGAGCGGCTTGCAAAATGGCCTTCAGAGCGCCCTTCATGGCGGCCTGCTCGGCAGCCTGCGCGCCGCCTCCCAGGGGAGGGACGACCACATGGACGCCGGCCCCATGCTGCGCAAAGCCCACCAGGGCGCGCTGGAGGGCAAGAGCGTGCTGCACGCGGCTTCCAAGGAGGAGCACCAGCAGCACCCGCAGCATGGGCGGCATCAGCAGCAACAGCAGATGGGCCCCCCCCCGGCAGACCACCTAAATTACTACTTTCAAAATGCGCAGGCGGACCAAACCGCCTTTACAAGTCAGGCGAAACACGAGTCAAACTCGCAAAGTCATTCCGATCGAGTGAAAACCCAAGTGGACATGATGATCCCCCCGATGGGCGAGACAATGAAGCAGGACGCGCATGGAAACaagcagcagcaacagtACGCCCCGCCAAAGGACTACATCCATTTTAGCGATTACAACTCTTTTGTGAAGAGCGCCAGTATGAACCCTAGCGGGGTTCTGGTCAACTCGCAAGAGGAAATCTCCGCCCAGAAAGAAGGCGAGCAAAGCAACGGGGGAGGCGCACCCGGAGCAGTGGGCGGCTCTGTGGGCGGCGCCGTAAACGACCAGAGGACCTCTGGAA CGCAACCGGCGCAAATGGTCTGCAAAATTCCCAGCATTTACAAAACGAGTAGCACCAATAAAagtatgaacagttcaggtGAAAAGAAGAATGCAACGTATAGCCTTTTCGAGATGGAGGAAGCCAAACGTCCAGATGCCTTGCGAGACAAATGTTGGCAGTACGTAGACCCCAAGGGAGTAGTGCAG GGACCCTTCTTCCTCGACGAGATGCGGATTTGGAGCGAAATGGGGTACTTCGAGCCGATGCTGCCCGTCCGCTGCTGCGACTCCGACCGCTTTGTCGCCCTGAATaagctcttcccccccccgcacaAGCCCTTCACCATCATCCCGAAGCCGCAGCCCATCCTGCAGTGGGACGAGGAGTTGTAA
- a CDS encoding hypothetical protein (encoded by transcript PVX_001820A), which yields MSNLERLKQRLEESLEKHKNRLLRTRHKKANGSVEAKAMKSTNKTGEEPNRIERAKKEMTHSGRVNRATVGRDKQPNRYDEDSLKGRLIERLRGAKVPPGRGKKESIAISGAPLRDKLHCKAVSLKCGRRGSGANHEVEGRAIEESTVERHTMERHTVERPTPEDCNFDGVSNEVRDNLNDLFRHFVNCKINNLYVIHGDRGKLPRGDFAEEGRGVMMIPGVGASEEVQEGVLGEVVGANSQLGGAFPDGEEVGCEKDARGGAKRGSTLVGGETKKGSTLVEVPAKKGSTLLRGEAPPSSESTGGDIEGGRYNSNFVKLMQIKKKIKKKIKAFEDEEKRLLCSDERTVCTLESSNEERNLPVRDLSTCTDGDVTSARGVNHWGGVVVQVGSSVASAVSTNQEEDTSSSSTGESVELFTTQKNIFVCNYYAKKSRRRTGRRGERREGPPHVVSGAANFLGSAFSLASRSTAMCRLGECQVEEFPSGEFPSGEYPSGEYPSGEYPSGEYQSDAYEAHFDPREYKREPQRRSSSRRIDTPGKTKYELSSCPSSYHSNRSNCLSPCRGSAPNCLRGPWDKGGQFSGEFSGQRGGHYFGEPNGQLIRPGDDPRASPPPQLTRSAHQSCGEHTKCYICSFPIRKSEEQFILRKKKRDYHVGRMQKGEAYKEKECTPKNCLREPHLLYRRSRCEVSHLPQGVPNHGGVVPGDMLLTLKGGPNDERGRLLHCRETLHGGAGKWACMADQEGEEKKMESFKRRMEIKHRGGATHGSEDDRCGHATNLRCHSVREDHPPREASFVIDSGGPTCGGTSKGEEAEEAVWDGGGFSLQRSTQEGGLQRVLPTCAVRGDDEMKNKRRSSQWRNNPGRGTLQVPLPPGVAPPDVDHLSEAYNTWVYKERVCASAEREGVSMGSGVLSESTRGRKPKTRFWKISEGDTFNLPIEGEAINLNVMGEALNLPIEEDPGKVLQTGVVPGERPAERPPIFSREGGTNRRRATSNGAILKKVLRMKIEAMRREKGNMGGEAEPRKVTPPVGPAQAEQSAHNAPNGGRNRLSERGDGEGWVSGEMSRQMWGAARSRSGLSRSGFSRGALSSDPPSRLPPSSRVEREGNVEMSPPVEACSVGSGPGDEEADEGEDVDDGADVDEDGHDDGREALRFDESFYCNLKRMESDDVYPNSEEPISSSEKRRLLEAYLEDLRRKKRQNGERQKGEKQNGGRQNERLPNYSLKYNIEFFKFAQLICQDKSFCSSYLGQMGTNMVANGDDVDRIAFSIVKLFNAR from the exons ATGAGCAACCTGGAGAGGCTAAAACAGCGGCTGGAGGAGTCGCTGGAGAAACACAAAAACAGGTTATTAAGGACGCGCCATAAGAAGGCGAACGGCTCGGTGGAGGCCAAGGCCATGAAAAGTACCAACAAGACAGGGGAGGAACCCAACAGAATAGAGAGAGCGAAGAAGGAGATGACCCACTCCGGGAGGGTAAACAGAGCAACAGTAGGAAGAGATAAACAGCCCAACAGATATGATGAAGACAGTTTGAAAGGCAGATTGATCGAAAGGCTAAGGGGTGCAAAGGTTCCTCcggggagagggaaaaaggaaagcataGCAATATCGGGTGCTCCTTTGAGGGACAAGCTGCACTGCAAAGCGGTTTCTTTGAAATGTGGGAGACGAGGGAGTGGAGCCAACCACGAAGTGGAGGGGAGAGCTATAGAAGAGAGTACCGTGGAGAGGCACACCATGGAGAGGCACACCGTGGAGAGGCCCACCCCGGAGGATTGCAACTTCGATGGGGTCTCCAACGAAGTTAGGGACAATCTAaatgacctgttcaggcacTTTGTGAAttgcaaaattaacaacCTGTATGTTATACATGGGGACCGTGGGAAGCTTCCAAGGGGGGACTTTGCGGAAGAGGGCAGAGGGGTCATGATGATTCCGGGGGTGGGGGCAAGCGAGGAGGTGCAGGAGGGAGTCCTTGGAGAGGTGGTTGGTGCGAACAGCCAACTGGGTGGCGCCTTCCCCGACGGTGAAGAGGTGGGGTGCGAAAAAGatgcgagggggggggcaaaaaggggaagcacgTTAGTGGGaggggaaacgaaaaaaggaagcacgTTAGTGGAAGTACCGGCAAAGAAGGGAAGCACGCTGCTGAGAGGGGAGGCACCCCCGTCGAGCGAATCCACGGGAGGAGACATCGAAGGCGGAAGGTACAACAGCAATTTTGTGAAGctaatgcaaataaaaaaaaaaataaaaaaaaaaataaaagcatttGAAGATGAAGAGAAGAGGTTGCTATGCAGTGATGAGAGGACCGTCTGCACTTTGGAATCTTCAAATGAGGAGAGGAACCTACCAGTTAGGGACCTCTCGACCTGCACAGATGGCGACGTTACTTCTGCAAGGGGGGTCAATCACTGGGGGGGGGTGGTAGTGCAGGTGGGCTCCTCTGTGGCGTCCGCCGTCAGCACTAACCAGGAAGAAGACACGTCTTCGTCTTCCACGGGGGAGAGCGTTGAGCTATTCACGAcgcagaaaaatattttcgtcTGCAACTACTACGCGAAGAAGTCCAGGAGGAGGACGGGTAGGCGCGGGGAGCGGAGAGAGGGGCCCCCCCACGTGGTGAGTGGCGCTGCCAACTTTTTGGGCAGCGCCTTTTCGCTGGCCAGCCGCTCCACGGCCATGTGCCGGCTGGGGGAGTGCCAAGTGGAGGAGTTCCCATCGGGGGAGTTCCCATCGGGGGAGTACCCATCGGGGGAGTACCCATCGGGGGAGTACCCATCGGGGGAGTACCAATCAGACGCGTACGAGGCGCACTTCGATCCACGTGAGTATAAGCGGGAACCacagaggagaagcagcagtCGGAGGATTGACACCCCCGGAAAGACGAAATATGAGCTCAGCTCATGCCCATCCAGTTACCATTCCAACCGGAGCAACTGTTTATCTCCCTGCAGAGGGAGCGCACCCAACTGTTTGAGGGGCCCT TGGGACAAGGGCGGCCAGTTTAGCGGCGAGTTTAGCGGGCAGCGTGGCGGCCACTACTTCGGTGAGCCTAACGGCCAACTCATCCGTCCGGGGGATGACCCCCGTGCGAGCCCCCCCCCACAGCTAACGCGAAGTGCTCACCAGTCCTGTGGGGAACACACCAAATGCTACATATGCTCATTCCCCATCCGCAAAAGTGAGGAGCAattcattttaagaaaaaaaaaaagggattacCACGTGGGGAGgatgcagaagggggaggcatACAAGGAAAAGGAATGCACACCGAAAAACTGTTTGAGGGAACCCCATCTGTTATATCGTCGAAGCAGATGTGAAGTGAGTCATCTGCCCCAAGGGGTCCCCAACCATGGGGGGGTGGTCCCAGGAGACATGCTGCTTACTCTTAAGGGAGGCCCAAATGATGAGAGGGGGAGACTACTCCACTGTAGAGAGACACTCCATGGAGGTGCTGGAAAATGGGCTTGTATGGCTGATcaagagggggaggaaaaaaaaatggagagttTCAAAAGGCGCATGGAGATTAAACACAGGGGAGGGGCAACCCACGGGAGTGAGGATGACAGATGTGGGCATGCTACCAATTTGAGATGCCACTCAGTGAGGGAAGACCACCCCCCCCGGGAAGCTTCCTTCGTCATCGATTCGGGTGGTCCCACGTGTGGAGGCACGTcgaaaggggaggaagccgAGGAAGCCGTTTGGGACGGGGGAGGCTTCTCATTACAGAGGAGTACCCAAGAGGGGGGGCTGCAAAGGGTCCTTCCCACGTGTGCAGTGAGGGGAGACGacgaaatgaagaacaaaaggaggagcagtcAGTGGAGGAACAACCCGGGGAGGGGTACCCTACaggtgcccctcccccctggggtAGCCCCCCCTGATGTGGACCACCTCAGCGAGGCATACAACACGTGGGTGTATAAAGAAAGGGTGTGTGCGTCCGCCGAGCGGGAGGGGGTCAGCATGGGAAGTGGCGTCCTCAGTGAAAGCACGCGGGGGAGGAAACCCAAGACGCGCTTCTGGAAGATCAGCGAGGGGGACACGTTCAACTTGCCCATCGAGGGGGAGGCGATCAATTTGAATGTCATGGGAGAGGCACTCAACTTGCCCATAGAGGAAGACCCCGGGAAGGTCCTCCAAACAGGGGTGGTCCCCGGGGAGAGGCCCGCAGAAAGGCCCCCCATATTTAGCCGAGAGGGAGGAACAAACAGGAGGCGCGCCACGTCGAACGGagccattttgaagaaggtgCTGAGGATGAAGATCGAGGCCATGCGcagggaaaagggaaacatggggggggaggcggagcCAAGGAAAGTGACTCCACCGGTGGGCCCCGCCCAGGCAGAACAGAGCGCACATAACGCACCGAATGGAGGGAGGAACCGACTTAGCGAACGTGGGGATGGTGAGGGATGGGTGAGCGGCGAGATGTCTAGACAGATGTGGGGAGCAGCTCGCAGTAGAAGCGGGCTCAGTAGAAGCGGGTTCAGCAGAGGTGCTCTCAGTAGTGACCCTCCGAGTAGGCTTCCCCCGAGCAGTCGCGTGGAGAGAGAGGGCAATGTTGAGAtgtccccccctgtggaggCCTGCTCCGTGGGGAGCGGCCCGGGCGATGAAGAAGCTGATGAAGGTGAAGATGTCGATGACGGTGCTGATGTTGATGAGGATGGCCATGATGACGGCAGGGAGGCGCTTCGCTTCGACGAGTCCTTCTACTGCAACCTGAAGCGGATGGAGAGCGACGACGTGTACCCGAACTCCGAGGAACCCATTAGCTCCTCGGAGAAGAGGAGGTTACTGGAGGCCTACCTGGAGGACctcaggaggaagaagaggcaaaacggggagaggcaaaagggggagaagcaaaacggggggaggcaaaacgAAAGGCTGCCCAACTATAGCCTCAAATATAATATAGAGTTCTTTAAATTCGCTCAGCTTATATGCCAAGACAAAAGCTTCTGCAGCAGTTACTTGGGGCAGATGGGCACCAATATGGTAGCCAATGGGGACGACGTCGACCGAATTGCCTTTTCGATTGTTAAGCTGTTTAACGCGCGCTGA